From the Lolium rigidum isolate FL_2022 chromosome 2, APGP_CSIRO_Lrig_0.1, whole genome shotgun sequence genome, one window contains:
- the LOC124690647 gene encoding E3 ubiquitin-protein ligase BRE1-like 2 produces MTLPQTLVQQRPVGMDATSLQYENQKLVQQLEAQKSEMHILETKFTELRNEQSSYDDTLISLNKMWNQLIDDLVLLGVRVGGGLDNLQALDHEDVSEDSAESCPSEEIFLFMLLKSKNSRNNDGSSLLKFVKEALALRHSATVALMRSLQEAIAAQQARSESLSLALNGEKSNEDVIDALQNHNNYLKEVVGNVRQAISVVNEKHKRYLDEIEAFKNNYPEELQETKRLSGELEETMAELEESRRKLVIQQLQRHGGLLMNGSGSNGVNGLSTDKSSDKSMGWGDLKDAVDEAKTLAANRLFELHETQEDNLILSRQLEDLQGQLKDEKYIFTSKPYTILSDQLHHLNAEIERYKGLVEVLQNDKNQFLQREKEICAKGESVDNIKQSSTTCEAKIEELENQILKFMAEKNDLEIKVEESLQDSGKKDFKDEIHVMAAALSKEMEMMENQLNRSKDAASEAVALRAEAESLRTLSAKKINEHKEISDRYNTQLTEIKSLKALIETLENDKQKLEYIVDMYGKECSESRYDLIVIITIHQLY; encoded by the exons ATGACCCTGCCCCAAACCCTAGTCCAGCAGCGGCCTGTCGGG ATGGATGCCACATCTCTTCAATATGAGAACCAGAAGCTGGTGCAACAATTGGAGGCACAGAAGTCTGAAATGCATATATTGGAGACCAAGTTCACGGAGTTGAGGAACGAACAATCTTCTTATGATGATACTCTGATTTCTCTGAATAAGATGTGGAATCAG CTGATTGATGATTTAGTCCTGCTTGGAGTTCGGGTTGGTGGGGGTTTGGACAATTTACAAGCGCTTGACCATGAAGATGTATCAGAAG ATTCAGCTGAGTCGTGTCCTTCTGAGGAAATATTTCTCTTCATGCTCTTGAAGTCAAAAAATTCTAGAAATAATGACGGCAGTAGCCTGCTAAAATTTGTTAAAGAAGCTCTTGCTTTGCGCCATTCGGCAACTGTTGCTCTGATGAGGTCCCTCCAAGAGGCTATTGCTGCACAACAGGCTAGAAGTGAATCTCTGTCATTAGCTTTAAATGGAGAAAAGTCAAATGAGG ATGTTATTGATGCCCTTCAAAACCATAATAATTACTTGAAAGAGGTGGTTGGCAATGTCCGTCAAGCTATTTCTGTTGTCAATGAGAAGCACAAAAGGTATCTGGATGAGATCGAGGCTTTCAAAAACAACTACCCCGAAGAATTACAGGAAACCAAGCGTCTTTCAG GTGAGCTAGAGGAAACCATGGCAGAGCTTGAGGAAAGTCGACGGAAGTTGGTTATTCAACAGTTGCAGAGACATGGAGGTTTGCTAATGAACGGATCTGGTTCAAATGGTGTGAATGGTCTTTCAACTGATAAGTCTTCAGACAAAAGCATGGGCTGGGGAGATCTCAAAGATGCTGTTGATGAGGCTAAG ACTCTTGCAGCAAACCGCCTGTTTGAACTCCATGAGACTCAAGAGGATAATCTGATACTGTCTAGGCAGTTAGAAGATCTTCAG GGTCAACTAAAAGACGAAAAATACATTTTCACTTCAAAACCATATACAATTCTAAGCGATCAGTTGCATCATCTGAATGCTGAGATAGAACGATACAAGGGTCTGGTTGAAGTATTACAG AATGACAAGAACCAGTTTTTGCAAAGGGAGAAAGAAATTTGTGCAAAAGGAGAATCAGTCGacaatattaaacaatccagtacCACTTGCGAGGCCAAAATTGAAGAACTGGAAAATCAGATTCTGAAATTCATGGCTGAGAAGAATGATCTTGAGATCAAGGTTGAGGAATCCTTGCAAGATTCAG GTAAAAAAGACTTCAAGGATGAGATTCATGTCATGGCTGCCGCACTCTCCAAAGAGATGGAAATGATGGAGAATCAGTTGAATAGATCAAAGGATGCAGCTTCTGAAGCAGTAGCATTACGTGCAGAAGCTGAATCCTTAAGAACCCTGTCAGCTAAGAAG ATCAATGAACACAAGGAGATATCTGATAGATACAACACACAACTCACTGAGATCAAGTCCCTCAAAGCATTG ATTGAGACGTTGGAAAATGATAAGCAGAAGTTGGAATACATTGTGGATATGTATGGGAAAGAATGTTCTGAGTCGAGGTATGACTTGATTGTTATCATCACCATTCATCAGTTATATTGA